One part of the Mesorhizobium sp. M4B.F.Ca.ET.058.02.1.1 genome encodes these proteins:
- a CDS encoding glycoside hydrolase family 127 protein: MTALKSAAQHTGKPKLAFRPLPVPQVDVRGFWGDRVDAVAARTAEILYERCVEARMLEQIDPDRPSPGVVIPFHSPSPDEAANPGFTGSTVTTQMFWDSDWGKTIETAAYSLYRRRNDTLEKKIDAVIDLYGRLQQSDGYLSSWYQRIQPGLRWTNLRDCHELYCAGHLIEGAVAYFQATGKRKLLDIMCRYVDHIADTFGPEPGKKKGYCGHEEIELALVKLSRATGEQKYMDLAKYFIDQRGQQPHYFDEEAGARGTDPKAYHFKTYEYNQSHRPVREQDKVVGHAVRAMYLFSGMADVATEYGDDTLRAALDRLWDDLTTKSLYVTGGLGPSAHNEGFTSDYDLPNETAYAETCAAVGLVFWSSRMLGMGPNARYADMMERALYNGSISGLSLDGSLFFYENPLESRGRHNRWKWHRCPCCPPNIGRMVASIGSYFYGLADDALAVHLYGDSTARFEISGKPVSLVQTSNYPWEGAVSIRVEPAAPVAFTLHLRVPAWCRKAALKVNGKAVALDAVLSDGYAAIQREWQKGDCVELDLDMSIARLFANPEVRHDIGRVALARGPLIYCVEATDNPGQLHRISLPRMAEIEAHHEPNLLGGIVTLSATGNREASEDWRNGLYRAAPPALDKARVKAVPYYAWDNRDPGEMLVWLREG; encoded by the coding sequence ATGACCGCACTGAAATCCGCCGCGCAGCACACCGGCAAGCCGAAGCTCGCCTTCCGTCCGCTGCCGGTGCCGCAGGTCGACGTGCGCGGCTTCTGGGGCGACCGGGTCGACGCGGTTGCCGCGCGCACCGCCGAGATCCTCTACGAGCGCTGCGTCGAGGCCCGCATGCTGGAGCAGATCGACCCCGACCGGCCGTCGCCGGGCGTCGTCATCCCGTTCCATTCGCCGTCACCGGACGAGGCCGCCAATCCCGGCTTCACCGGCTCGACGGTGACGACGCAGATGTTCTGGGACTCCGACTGGGGCAAGACCATCGAGACCGCCGCCTATTCGCTCTACAGGCGCCGCAACGACACGCTGGAGAAAAAGATCGACGCCGTCATCGACCTCTACGGCAGGCTGCAGCAGTCCGACGGCTACCTGTCGAGCTGGTACCAGCGCATCCAGCCCGGCCTGCGCTGGACCAATTTGCGCGACTGCCACGAGCTCTACTGCGCCGGCCATCTGATCGAGGGCGCGGTCGCCTATTTCCAGGCCACCGGCAAGCGCAAGCTGCTCGACATCATGTGCCGCTATGTCGACCACATCGCCGACACATTCGGCCCCGAGCCCGGCAAGAAGAAGGGCTATTGCGGCCATGAGGAGATCGAGCTGGCGCTGGTCAAGCTGTCGCGGGCGACCGGCGAGCAGAAATACATGGACCTGGCAAAGTACTTCATCGACCAGCGCGGCCAGCAGCCGCACTATTTCGACGAGGAGGCGGGCGCCCGCGGCACCGACCCGAAGGCCTATCATTTCAAAACCTACGAATACAACCAGTCGCACAGACCGGTGCGCGAGCAGGACAAGGTCGTTGGCCACGCGGTCAGGGCGATGTATCTGTTCTCAGGCATGGCCGATGTCGCCACCGAATATGGCGACGACACGCTGCGCGCAGCACTCGACCGGCTGTGGGACGATCTGACCACCAAGAGCCTCTATGTCACCGGCGGCCTCGGCCCGTCGGCGCACAATGAAGGCTTCACCAGCGACTACGACCTGCCCAACGAGACCGCCTATGCCGAGACCTGCGCCGCGGTCGGCCTGGTGTTCTGGTCGAGCCGCATGCTCGGCATGGGGCCCAACGCGCGCTATGCCGACATGATGGAGCGGGCGCTCTACAACGGCTCGATCTCCGGCCTGTCGCTCGACGGCTCGCTGTTCTTCTACGAGAACCCGCTGGAAAGCCGCGGCCGGCACAATCGCTGGAAATGGCACCGCTGCCCGTGCTGCCCGCCCAATATCGGCCGCATGGTGGCGTCGATCGGCAGCTATTTCTACGGCCTCGCCGACGACGCGCTGGCCGTCCACCTCTATGGCGATTCGACGGCCCGCTTCGAGATATCGGGCAAGCCGGTGAGCCTGGTCCAGACCAGCAACTATCCCTGGGAGGGCGCCGTCTCGATCCGCGTCGAGCCGGCGGCGCCGGTCGCCTTCACCCTGCACCTGCGCGTGCCGGCCTGGTGCCGCAAGGCGGCGCTCAAGGTCAACGGCAAGGCGGTGGCTCTCGATGCCGTCTTGAGCGACGGCTACGCGGCGATCCAGCGCGAATGGCAAAAGGGCGACTGCGTCGAGCTCGACCTCGACATGTCGATCGCCCGCCTCTTCGCCAATCCGGAAGTGCGCCATGACATCGGCCGTGTCGCGCTGGCGCGCGGCCCGCTGATCTACTGCGTCGAGGCGACCGACAATCCCGGCCAGTTGCACCGCATCAGCCTGCCGCGCATGGCGGAGATCGAGGCGCATCACGAGCCGAACCTGCTCGGCGGCATCGTCACGCTTTCGGCCACCGGCAACAGGGAGGCGTCGGAGGATTGGCGCAACGGCCTCTACCGCGCCGCGCCGCCGGCTCTGGATAAGGCGAGGGTGAAGGCCGTTCCCTACTATGCCTGGGACAACCGCGATCCCGGCGAGATGCTGGTCTGGCTGCGGGAGGGCTGA
- a CDS encoding carbohydrate ABC transporter permease, whose protein sequence is MAQARSRNSRIRLGIAEHLTGITASLLFLAPIVWTVLSAFKPSQEARLPPLPPWPTTGFSVENYGTLNTFGDGLWLPAQNSIYVSVMTVVFSVIVSVLAGYGFSRFRFPFKDVLFVVILSTIMIPFQSILTPIFLVLTKVGLHNTLTGLVCVYVTLQLPFSIFMMRNAFDAVPREIEEAARMDGANNVTMLLQVMLPLVWPGIVTIALFAFLGAWNEFLAALVLMTDQSKFTLPIMMTALQSGRFGAIDWGAVQAGVTVMMVPCLILFLALQRFYIRGLMAGAVK, encoded by the coding sequence ATGGCGCAGGCCCGCAGCCGCAACAGCCGCATCCGGCTCGGCATCGCCGAGCACTTGACCGGCATCACCGCCTCGCTGCTGTTCCTGGCGCCGATCGTCTGGACGGTGCTGTCGGCCTTCAAGCCGTCGCAGGAGGCGCGCCTGCCGCCGCTGCCGCCGTGGCCGACCACCGGCTTCTCGGTCGAGAATTACGGCACGCTCAACACCTTCGGCGACGGGCTCTGGCTGCCGGCGCAAAACAGCATCTACGTCTCGGTGATGACGGTGGTGTTTTCCGTCATCGTCAGCGTGCTTGCCGGCTACGGCTTCTCGCGCTTCCGCTTTCCCTTCAAGGACGTGCTCTTCGTCGTCATCCTGTCGACGATCATGATCCCGTTCCAGTCGATCCTGACGCCGATCTTCCTGGTGCTGACCAAGGTCGGCCTGCACAACACGCTGACCGGGCTGGTCTGCGTCTATGTCACGCTGCAGCTGCCGTTCTCGATCTTCATGATGCGCAACGCCTTCGACGCGGTGCCGCGCGAGATCGAGGAGGCCGCCCGCATGGACGGCGCCAACAACGTCACCATGCTGTTGCAGGTCATGCTGCCGCTGGTGTGGCCCGGCATCGTCACCATCGCGCTGTTCGCCTTCCTCGGCGCCTGGAACGAGTTCCTGGCCGCACTGGTGCTGATGACCGACCAGTCCAAGTTCACCCTGCCGATCATGATGACGGCGCTGCAGTCCGGCCGCTTCGGCGCCATCGACTGGGGTGCCGTGCAGGCCGGCGTCACCGTGATGATGGTGCCGTGCCTGATCCTCTTCCTGGCGCTGCAGCGCTTCTACATCCGCGGCCTGATGGCCGGCGCCGTGAAATGA
- a CDS encoding sugar ABC transporter permease, whose translation MTAITAETSAPARRRKLVGAGRRQWIGLLYVAPAVALVTVFFIVPLAMTAWMSLNNWPLMGEHSYIGLGNYWAILRDTRFWNALRFTGWYTLVVTIAIFAVAFPLAIFIERPRAMTNVYRTAFFMPAVIGFASASLLWSWLLNVDSGLFSPAAYALGLTEKKFNLLATFQPAFWSIIAMVVWKVAGFTMIILMTGLQSIPSELQEAAMIDGAGPFARFRAITLPLMRRTLALALILSVAGSILAFDQFYIILRGGPRNQTLTAVYWIFNQSFVSFKLGYGAALSMILLLILVVLSLVQLWLLRKPEGVD comes from the coding sequence ATGACCGCCATCACCGCAGAAACCTCCGCCCCCGCGCGTCGCCGAAAGCTGGTCGGCGCCGGGCGTCGGCAGTGGATCGGGCTGCTCTATGTGGCGCCGGCGGTGGCGCTGGTCACGGTGTTCTTCATCGTGCCGCTCGCCATGACGGCGTGGATGTCGCTCAACAACTGGCCGCTGATGGGCGAGCACTCTTACATCGGCCTCGGCAATTACTGGGCGATCCTGCGCGACACGCGCTTCTGGAACGCGCTGCGCTTTACCGGCTGGTACACGCTGGTGGTGACGATCGCGATCTTCGCCGTCGCCTTTCCGCTGGCGATCTTCATCGAGCGGCCGCGGGCGATGACCAATGTCTACCGCACCGCCTTCTTCATGCCGGCCGTCATCGGCTTCGCCTCGGCCAGCCTGCTGTGGTCGTGGCTCTTGAACGTCGATTCCGGCCTGTTCAGCCCGGCCGCCTACGCGCTCGGCCTGACCGAGAAGAAGTTCAATCTGCTCGCCACCTTCCAGCCGGCCTTCTGGTCGATCATCGCCATGGTCGTGTGGAAGGTGGCGGGCTTCACCATGATCATCCTGATGACCGGCCTGCAGTCGATCCCGTCGGAGCTGCAGGAGGCGGCGATGATCGACGGGGCAGGGCCGTTCGCGCGCTTTCGCGCGATTACCCTGCCGCTGATGCGCCGCACGCTGGCGCTGGCGCTGATCCTGTCGGTCGCCGGCTCCATCCTCGCCTTCGACCAGTTCTACATCATCCTGCGCGGCGGCCCGCGCAACCAGACGCTGACCGCCGTCTACTGGATCTTCAACCAGTCCTTCGTGTCGTTCAAGCTCGGCTATGGCGCCGCGCTCTCGATGATCCTGCTGCTGATCCTCGTCGTGCTCAGCCTCGTCCAGCTCTGGCTGCTGCGCAAACCGGAGGGGGTCGACTGA
- a CDS encoding sugar ABC transporter substrate-binding protein, with translation MKTMIAGLALAASIFALPAFAADTANIWVRADGSNFMPRIVDAFNKGHENQIKLDIIPNAEIIPKYGAAAAGGTAPDALSLDLIYTPSFSAAGQLEDITDWAKSLPYFASLSPAHVKTGTYKGRIYGLPFSADSSVLIWNKKLFKQAGLDPEKGPTNWAEIEADAEKVNALGGDIKGFYFSGNCGGCNIFTFTPLIWASGGDILSEDGTKATLDSPQLRGAIDLYRSMVKKDLVPSGAQTDTGANFFAAFAAGNIGISPSGAFAIGALNTQYPNVDYGVTFLPGKDGGWSSFAGGDNFVVTKGTKKLAVVKEFLDFAYSLEGQTLLAKYGSLPVRGDIAKEALKDLDPRYQIAAEAMAKGRTPYTVVFNDLINSANGPWTQMVNEVFFGDDVDGAISNAQETMQSIIDQAPQK, from the coding sequence ATGAAGACCATGATTGCCGGGCTCGCGCTCGCCGCGAGCATCTTTGCTCTGCCTGCTTTCGCGGCCGACACCGCCAACATCTGGGTGCGCGCCGACGGCTCGAACTTCATGCCGCGCATCGTCGACGCCTTCAACAAGGGCCACGAGAACCAGATCAAGCTCGACATCATCCCCAATGCCGAGATCATCCCGAAATATGGCGCTGCCGCCGCCGGCGGCACCGCGCCCGACGCGCTGTCGCTCGATCTGATCTACACGCCGTCCTTCTCGGCCGCCGGCCAGCTCGAGGACATCACCGACTGGGCGAAGTCGCTGCCCTATTTCGCCAGCCTGTCGCCGGCGCATGTCAAGACCGGCACCTACAAGGGCCGCATCTATGGCCTGCCGTTCTCGGCCGACAGTTCGGTGCTGATCTGGAACAAGAAGCTGTTCAAGCAGGCCGGGCTCGATCCGGAAAAAGGCCCGACCAACTGGGCCGAGATCGAGGCCGACGCCGAGAAGGTCAACGCGCTCGGCGGCGATATCAAGGGCTTCTATTTCTCCGGCAATTGCGGCGGCTGCAACATCTTCACCTTCACGCCGCTGATCTGGGCTTCGGGCGGCGACATCCTCTCCGAGGACGGCACCAAGGCGACGCTGGACAGCCCGCAGCTGCGCGGCGCCATCGACCTCTACCGCTCGATGGTCAAGAAGGACCTGGTGCCATCAGGCGCGCAGACCGACACCGGCGCCAACTTCTTCGCCGCCTTCGCCGCCGGCAATATCGGCATCTCGCCGTCCGGCGCCTTCGCCATCGGCGCGCTCAACACGCAGTATCCGAATGTCGACTATGGCGTCACCTTCCTGCCTGGCAAGGATGGCGGTTGGTCGTCCTTCGCCGGCGGCGACAATTTCGTCGTCACCAAGGGCACCAAGAAGCTCGCCGTGGTGAAGGAGTTTCTGGACTTCGCCTATTCGCTCGAAGGCCAGACGCTGCTCGCCAAATACGGCAGCCTGCCGGTGCGTGGCGACATCGCCAAGGAGGCGCTGAAGGACCTCGATCCGCGCTACCAGATCGCCGCCGAGGCGATGGCCAAGGGCCGCACGCCCTACACGGTGGTGTTCAACGACCTGATCAACTCCGCCAACGGTCCGTGGACGCAGATGGTCAACGAGGTCTTCTTCGGCGACGATGTCGACGGCGCGATATCGAATGCACAGGAGACCATGCAGTCGATCATCGACCAGGCGCCGCAGAAGTAG
- a CDS encoding LacI family DNA-binding transcriptional regulator produces MSSNALPAPAPVTLREVASAAGVSVATASKALNGQGRMTAETRERIRETAQRLGFRPNSLAQSLLRKRSFTVGLLTNDTYGRFSLPLMAGVSDALVDAGVSVFLCNVEDDPRLGQLHVEAMLDKRVDGIIATGKRIDRHLPIDLSNLRIPVIYAFTQPDPGSVAFVSDDAGGARLAVEHFCGLGRRRIAHVSGPASFAVVHERARAYRQVLVEHGLPAAEPLLGAWSEGWGHEAVAKLFDGKGRAETPDAVFCGNDQIARGVIDALRERGIRVPEEVGVVGFDNWEIVAEATRPPLTSVDMNLATLGREAGLALLSLVGGQAAAPGIRKLPCRLVVRQSCGRTVGG; encoded by the coding sequence ATGTCCTCCAACGCCTTGCCAGCGCCAGCCCCGGTCACCCTGCGTGAGGTGGCGTCGGCCGCCGGCGTCAGCGTGGCGACGGCCTCAAAGGCGCTGAACGGGCAGGGGCGGATGACGGCGGAGACGCGCGAGCGTATCCGCGAGACGGCGCAGCGGCTGGGGTTCCGGCCGAACAGCCTGGCGCAGAGCCTGTTGCGAAAACGCTCCTTCACCGTCGGGCTGCTCACCAACGATACCTACGGCCGCTTCTCGCTGCCGCTGATGGCCGGCGTTTCCGATGCGCTGGTCGATGCCGGTGTCTCGGTGTTCCTGTGCAATGTCGAGGACGATCCGCGGCTTGGCCAGCTGCATGTCGAGGCCATGCTCGACAAGCGCGTCGACGGCATCATCGCCACGGGAAAACGCATCGACCGCCATCTGCCGATCGACCTCTCCAATTTGCGCATCCCGGTGATCTATGCCTTCACACAGCCCGATCCCGGCTCGGTCGCCTTCGTCTCCGACGATGCCGGCGGCGCGCGGCTGGCGGTCGAGCATTTTTGCGGGCTCGGACGCCGGCGCATCGCCCATGTCAGCGGGCCGGCGAGTTTTGCTGTCGTGCATGAGCGCGCCCGCGCCTATCGCCAGGTCCTTGTCGAGCACGGCCTGCCGGCCGCCGAGCCGTTGCTCGGCGCCTGGTCGGAAGGCTGGGGGCATGAGGCGGTGGCGAAGCTGTTCGACGGCAAGGGCAGGGCGGAGACGCCGGACGCCGTCTTCTGCGGCAACGACCAGATCGCGCGCGGCGTCATCGATGCGCTGCGCGAGCGCGGCATCCGCGTGCCCGAGGAGGTCGGCGTCGTCGGTTTCGACAATTGGGAGATCGTGGCCGAGGCGACGCGCCCGCCGCTGACCTCGGTCGACATGAACCTGGCGACGCTCGGCCGCGAGGCCGGGCTCGCTTTGCTTTCGCTCGTCGGCGGCCAGGCGGCCGCGCCGGGCATTCGAAAACTGCCGTGCCGGCTGGTGGTGCGTCAGTCATGCGGCCGCACAGTGGGCGGCTAA
- a CDS encoding TIR domain-containing protein, which produces MVVDMHDTARPFLVIYVAWHPDFEDGERLARVLYDHYRRKLYENVAGGSGLPVVYRFLPAPDAATPIDIDLIDAETSAVVLLIDDHWVHDPDWVAWAQKLAQQADAKGLAARVFPVAIDGSATRIGLFEQASRWDKWDGLSFEERQRRLIIDLTHQLCRMLRSYLEHLRRPKETGDILARYLRKVEIFISHSKHDEDGERIAKLIRRYVYEGDGLSSFFDVHDIPIGLQFNKVLLQKVKLSAVVAINTDSYSSREWCRREIIEAKRWNVPLVIANCMSDMDERGFPYLGNVPVVRMDPITSDRIDVIVSKLLDEVLKDFLWRCWVQSAASDRDDVVFVPRPPELITLVGLEGKAQADVTLVYPEPPIGAEEQRLFEIIAPKVQLRSMTEWLAGRSI; this is translated from the coding sequence ATGGTAGTCGATATGCACGATACCGCACGACCGTTCCTGGTCATCTACGTGGCATGGCATCCTGACTTTGAGGACGGAGAGCGGCTTGCCCGTGTCTTGTATGATCACTACCGCCGAAAACTCTATGAGAATGTAGCCGGCGGATCTGGATTGCCCGTGGTATATCGGTTCCTTCCTGCTCCGGACGCCGCAACTCCAATCGACATTGACCTGATCGATGCTGAAACTTCAGCCGTTGTCTTGCTAATTGACGACCACTGGGTACATGACCCGGATTGGGTAGCTTGGGCCCAAAAACTAGCCCAACAGGCGGACGCCAAGGGTTTGGCCGCCCGCGTCTTCCCGGTTGCGATAGACGGTTCCGCAACGCGGATCGGCCTATTCGAACAGGCCTCGCGATGGGACAAATGGGACGGTCTTTCGTTCGAAGAGCGTCAGCGGCGCCTCATTATTGACCTAACCCACCAACTCTGCCGCATGTTAAGATCTTATCTAGAGCATCTAAGGCGACCGAAAGAAACTGGGGACATCCTTGCCAGATATCTGAGGAAAGTGGAGATATTTATCAGTCACTCGAAACACGACGAAGATGGGGAACGAATCGCCAAACTAATTCGGAGATATGTCTATGAGGGCGACGGCCTGTCGAGCTTCTTTGATGTCCATGACATACCAATCGGCCTACAATTCAACAAGGTTCTATTACAAAAGGTAAAATTGAGCGCAGTTGTCGCCATCAACACCGACAGTTATTCGTCAAGAGAGTGGTGTCGCCGTGAAATTATAGAAGCAAAGCGATGGAACGTCCCACTGGTAATTGCCAATTGTATGAGTGACATGGATGAACGAGGGTTTCCCTACCTTGGAAACGTTCCAGTCGTACGCATGGATCCTATCACTTCGGACCGCATCGACGTGATCGTCAGCAAATTGCTGGACGAAGTTCTTAAGGACTTCCTTTGGCGGTGCTGGGTCCAGTCGGCCGCCTCGGATCGGGATGATGTCGTCTTTGTTCCACGCCCTCCCGAACTCATCACTTTGGTCGGTTTGGAAGGCAAGGCTCAAGCAGACGTGACATTAGTCTATCCGGAGCCACCTATCGGCGCAGAGGAGCAGCGCCTCTTTGAGATTATTGCACCGAAGGTGCAGTTACGCAGCATGACTGAGTGGCTGGCCGGGAGATCCATATGA
- a CDS encoding TIR domain-containing protein, with translation MSDKVCNVFISHVHEDDARLQALKDLLAKNGCSARDSSINSDRPNNAKDPDYIKRDILSPRIEWAGTVVVLITPDTKHSDWVNWEIEYAHKLGKRIVGVWDHGEHGCEPPEALDEYANAVVPWRAEQIIDAIFGKIEEWRDPKGEPRAERPIARYRCAS, from the coding sequence GTGAGCGACAAAGTTTGCAACGTCTTTATTAGCCATGTCCACGAGGATGACGCACGGCTACAGGCGCTGAAAGATCTTCTCGCCAAAAATGGCTGCTCCGCTCGTGACAGTTCAATCAACAGCGATAGACCCAACAACGCGAAAGACCCCGACTACATCAAACGCGACATACTTAGCCCTCGCATAGAATGGGCGGGTACGGTCGTCGTCCTTATTACGCCAGATACGAAACATAGCGATTGGGTTAATTGGGAAATCGAGTATGCCCATAAACTTGGCAAACGTATCGTAGGAGTGTGGGACCACGGGGAGCACGGATGCGAGCCGCCAGAGGCGCTCGATGAGTATGCAAATGCAGTCGTCCCTTGGCGTGCCGAGCAGATTATCGACGCTATCTTCGGGAAGATCGAAGAATGGCGCGACCCCAAAGGCGAGCCTCGGGCGGAGCGACCAATCGCTCGATACAGGTGCGCGAGCTAG
- a CDS encoding uracil-DNA glycosylase — MIDTSGFIEALRGLRFNNAFNPYAETCQAYDLVEAPAVRRHNLKMVLDAALDRGVESIWIARDLGYRGGRRTGLALTDEVHLGAHAALLGTAPLKRATRGPAVAERTATVIWEVLRELRRPIFLWNVFPLHPFEEDSPLSNRCHTRDERYACSHLLQWLIERLRPRSVVAIGRDAQAALADLDVAAEQVRHPSYGGHNEFRAGVYSHYCVSPRVEGQTLRLL, encoded by the coding sequence ATGATTGACACCTCGGGTTTTATAGAGGCCCTCCGGGGTTTGCGTTTCAACAATGCATTTAATCCGTACGCTGAGACCTGCCAAGCGTACGACCTTGTTGAGGCGCCTGCGGTCCGCCGGCACAACCTTAAGATGGTTCTGGATGCAGCCCTTGACCGCGGAGTGGAGTCAATATGGATCGCACGTGACCTCGGCTATCGTGGTGGTCGGCGGACGGGGCTCGCATTGACCGACGAGGTCCATCTTGGGGCACACGCTGCGCTCCTTGGCACGGCACCACTGAAGCGTGCTACTCGTGGGCCTGCGGTGGCGGAGCGAACGGCAACGGTCATCTGGGAAGTCCTCCGTGAACTTCGTCGGCCGATATTCCTTTGGAACGTCTTTCCTCTCCATCCTTTCGAGGAAGATTCTCCACTTTCGAATCGCTGCCATACTCGCGACGAACGATATGCCTGCAGCCATCTGCTGCAGTGGCTAATAGAGAGATTGCGACCACGATCAGTGGTTGCGATCGGTCGTGACGCACAGGCCGCTTTGGCTGATTTGGATGTCGCGGCCGAGCAGGTGCGGCATCCTAGCTACGGTGGTCACAATGAGTTCAGGGCGGGTGTGTATTCGCATTATTGCGTATCGCCTCGTGTCGAGGGGCAAACCTTGAGGCTTTTGTAA
- a CDS encoding nucleoside triphosphate pyrophosphohydrolase family protein has product MNQRSITLDNYQLRAIRTDRTNQLGNGFDLPVLGLVGEIGSLLSEVKKKQRDSRSYLGYEASVIEEMGDALWYLAVIADHAELPLSAVATTAQGDAKERMFDGNDVELLSLQPQPTLPLNAPTAAFERTLLQLAGAVGRLAALSAEGGLPLDRAGLLDHLAAIFRFLLSAANEAGITLDQAADHNLKKAADRWPEDRNFGTDFDKEYPEEEQLPKNLEIEIFERVAKNGKTYVVQKCNGIFIGDSLTDNIMKPDDYRFHDAFHYAYAAILGWSPVTRALFRLKRKSETKVDEGQDGARAILIEEGVATYVFGEAKQLDFFEGQSAGDLGFTFLKSVRQFVRGYESEDCPLWLWEEAILKGNEAFRFLRTHRRGRLILDRPNRSLSAETLP; this is encoded by the coding sequence ATGAATCAGCGGTCAATTACCCTCGACAATTATCAATTGCGCGCAATACGCACGGATCGAACCAACCAATTGGGTAATGGATTCGATCTCCCAGTGCTCGGCTTGGTCGGCGAGATTGGGAGCCTTCTAAGTGAAGTTAAGAAGAAGCAGCGCGACTCCCGATCTTACCTTGGCTACGAGGCCAGCGTAATCGAGGAAATGGGAGATGCCCTCTGGTATCTCGCTGTGATCGCCGATCATGCTGAATTGCCACTCTCGGCAGTAGCGACGACAGCCCAAGGCGATGCGAAGGAGCGCATGTTCGATGGAAACGATGTCGAACTCCTTAGTTTGCAGCCTCAGCCTACCTTGCCGTTGAACGCTCCCACCGCCGCGTTTGAGCGTACCCTTTTGCAGCTTGCTGGGGCTGTCGGGCGCCTAGCTGCGCTAAGCGCAGAAGGTGGTTTGCCATTAGATCGAGCGGGCCTTCTTGACCATCTTGCGGCAATCTTCCGGTTCCTGCTCTCGGCTGCCAACGAAGCAGGCATCACTCTGGATCAAGCCGCCGATCACAATTTGAAGAAGGCTGCTGACAGATGGCCTGAGGACCGAAATTTTGGAACTGACTTTGACAAAGAATATCCCGAAGAGGAGCAACTTCCAAAGAATCTAGAGATAGAAATCTTTGAAAGAGTCGCCAAGAACGGAAAGACTTATGTAGTGCAGAAGTGCAACGGGATTTTCATAGGAGACAGCCTAACGGACAATATTATGAAGCCAGATGATTATCGGTTTCACGATGCCTTCCACTATGCCTATGCGGCGATACTGGGATGGTCTCCCGTTACACGCGCCCTTTTTCGTCTGAAGCGAAAAAGCGAAACAAAGGTTGATGAAGGCCAGGATGGCGCCAGAGCCATCCTGATTGAAGAAGGGGTCGCGACATATGTCTTTGGGGAGGCGAAACAGCTGGACTTCTTTGAGGGCCAAAGTGCAGGAGATTTGGGGTTTACATTTCTAAAATCTGTGCGGCAATTTGTACGAGGATACGAGTCGGAGGACTGTCCGCTGTGGCTATGGGAGGAGGCGATTCTCAAGGGCAATGAAGCTTTTCGGTTCCTTAGAACGCATAGGCGCGGCCGACTTATTCTTGATCGCCCCAACCGCAGCCTGTCGGCAGAGACACTACCATGA
- a CDS encoding Hpt domain-containing protein, producing the protein MRLAHSLAGAAGTFGFPAISGRASALETLLVE; encoded by the coding sequence ATCCGGCTCGCGCACTCGCTCGCCGGTGCCGCTGGAACCTTCGGCTTTCCGGCGATCAGCGGGCGGGCGTCGGCGCTGGAGACGTTGCTGGTCGAGTAA
- a CDS encoding NAD(P)/FAD-dependent oxidoreductase, producing MDDVIIIGGSFAGLAAALQLGRARRKVTVLDTGLPRNRFAGHSHGMLGHDHKPPLDILAEARRQLARYPAISLVNARADKVSGGIDDFSVLMGDGESLGARRLILSYGITDQMPDVPGFAESWGTSIVPCPYCDGFEVAGQHWGLVWSGPQSHNQVRLFHDWTDRLTVFADGHDIPTDIRADLERRNTPIVDGRITEITRHGSRNPTLKLASGRDVAVDILFAHPRNKPSAGLHESLGLATAATPLGIVLKVDERRETSMPGIYAAGDLTNPMIPSVTTASWQGAMAGIFAQQSMLV from the coding sequence ATGGATGACGTCATCATTATCGGCGGCAGCTTTGCTGGCCTTGCCGCCGCCCTGCAACTCGGCCGTGCCCGCCGCAAGGTCACCGTTCTCGACACCGGCCTGCCGCGCAACCGCTTCGCCGGCCACTCGCATGGTATGCTTGGTCACGATCACAAGCCGCCGCTGGACATCCTGGCCGAGGCGCGCCGGCAGTTGGCGCGTTATCCTGCGATCAGTCTGGTCAACGCTCGGGCCGACAAAGTCTCCGGCGGCATCGACGATTTCTCCGTCCTCATGGGCGATGGCGAAAGCCTTGGGGCGCGTCGGCTGATCCTGAGCTATGGCATCACGGACCAGATGCCCGATGTGCCGGGGTTTGCCGAAAGCTGGGGCACGTCCATCGTGCCCTGTCCCTATTGCGACGGCTTTGAAGTCGCCGGCCAGCATTGGGGCCTCGTCTGGTCCGGCCCGCAGTCGCACAATCAGGTCAGGCTGTTCCACGATTGGACTGACAGGTTGACGGTCTTCGCCGATGGTCACGACATCCCGACCGATATCCGGGCCGATCTGGAGCGTCGCAACACACCTATCGTCGATGGCCGGATCACTGAAATCACCCGTCATGGCAGCCGTAATCCCACCCTCAAGCTCGCTTCCGGCCGTGATGTCGCTGTCGACATTCTGTTCGCGCATCCGCGCAACAAGCCGTCCGCCGGCCTGCATGAATCACTGGGCCTCGCCACGGCCGCTACGCCCCTTGGCATCGTCCTCAAGGTTGATGAGCGCCGCGAAACCAGCATGCCCGGCATCTACGCCGCGGGCGACCTCACTAACCCCATGATCCCCTCGGTCACCACGGCATCGTGGCAAGGCGCGATGGCGGGCATCTTCGCCCAGCAGTCGATGCTGGTTTGA